From a region of the Sporosarcina ureilytica genome:
- a CDS encoding YpdA family putative bacillithiol disulfide reductase codes for MQKREVIVVGGGPCGLSAAIELQKKGIDVLVIEKGNIVNSIYHYPTHQTFFSSSLKLSIGDIPFITAKGKPKRNDALVYYREVVRMTGIEVNSFERVTEVQKIEDGFQVTTDKEVYLANFVVVATGYYDNPNMMNVKGENSPNVFHYFKEAHPYFQKDVVVIGGKNSSVDAALELERAGANVTVVYRGENYSPSVKPWILPEFDSLIRSGSITMHFESNVIEITESTLLIEKNGEKITIPHDYIFAMTGYHPDYTFLKKMGIKTESESGRPRFDEYTMETNIQDLYIAGVVAAGNNANEIFIENGRFHGELIAKAIYEKMNNEH; via the coding sequence ATGCAAAAAAGAGAAGTGATTGTGGTCGGTGGGGGGCCGTGCGGTTTATCAGCAGCAATCGAATTGCAGAAAAAGGGGATAGATGTACTTGTCATTGAAAAAGGAAATATCGTAAATTCTATCTATCACTATCCTACCCATCAAACATTTTTTAGTTCGAGTTTGAAATTATCCATTGGAGACATCCCTTTTATTACAGCAAAGGGAAAGCCAAAACGAAATGACGCACTCGTATACTATCGTGAAGTTGTTAGAATGACGGGAATAGAAGTAAATAGTTTTGAACGTGTAACGGAGGTCCAGAAAATAGAAGATGGTTTCCAAGTAACGACTGATAAAGAAGTCTATTTAGCAAATTTTGTTGTCGTCGCAACCGGCTACTACGATAATCCGAATATGATGAATGTTAAAGGTGAAAATTCACCAAATGTTTTCCATTACTTTAAAGAAGCTCACCCGTATTTTCAAAAAGATGTTGTCGTCATTGGGGGTAAAAACTCGTCCGTTGATGCGGCGCTTGAACTCGAAAGGGCAGGGGCGAATGTGACCGTCGTTTATCGTGGTGAAAATTATTCGCCGAGTGTCAAGCCATGGATCTTACCTGAATTTGATAGTTTAATAAGAAGTGGTTCAATTACGATGCATTTTGAATCGAATGTTATTGAAATTACTGAATCAACACTTCTTATAGAAAAAAATGGTGAGAAAATAACCATTCCACATGACTATATATTTGCAATGACAGGGTATCATCCGGATTATACATTTTTAAAGAAAATGGGCATTAAAACGGAAAGTGAAAGCGGTCGCCCTCGTTTTGATGAGTATACAATGGAAACAAATATTCAAGATTTGTATATTGCCGGGGTCGTTGCAGCAGGGAACAATGCAAACGAGATTTTTATTGAAAATGGTAGATTCCATGGAGAATTAATTGCAAAAGCGATTTATGAGAAAATGAACAACGAGCATTAA
- the sleB gene encoding spore cortex-lytic enzyme, with protein sequence MKKFVNRTVLVALLLSCVYVISPTHSGAFSSQQIQRGAFGDDVIELQARLQYIGYYTGTIDGKFGYGTYWALRNFQDQYGLPVDGIAGEGTKKKLISISNYDEKYVKSNIEKGNKFTHYGGKPLDGQVGKGTGQKQNAQVPAKYSDQDIKIMSNAVYGEARGEPYEGQVAVAAVILNRVEHPDFPDTVGGVIFQPGAFTAVADGQIWLTPNERAREAVLDAINGWDPSENAIYYFNPITATSKWIWSRPQIKKIGLHVFCY encoded by the coding sequence TTGAAAAAGTTTGTGAATCGAACTGTACTTGTTGCGCTTCTGTTGAGTTGTGTATATGTAATATCACCAACTCATTCGGGGGCTTTTAGTTCTCAGCAAATTCAGCGAGGTGCATTTGGTGACGATGTAATTGAGTTACAAGCAAGGCTACAATATATCGGCTATTACACCGGGACAATTGATGGAAAGTTTGGGTATGGAACCTATTGGGCGCTTAGAAATTTTCAGGATCAATATGGTCTTCCAGTTGATGGGATTGCTGGTGAAGGAACGAAGAAGAAGCTTATTAGCATCAGTAATTACGATGAAAAGTATGTGAAATCAAATATTGAGAAGGGGAATAAGTTCACCCATTACGGTGGTAAGCCGCTTGATGGTCAAGTTGGAAAAGGAACCGGTCAAAAACAGAATGCGCAAGTGCCTGCAAAATATTCGGATCAAGATATTAAAATCATGTCGAATGCAGTTTATGGCGAGGCAAGAGGAGAGCCCTATGAAGGACAAGTAGCTGTTGCCGCTGTTATTTTGAATCGTGTTGAGCATCCTGATTTTCCTGATACGGTGGGTGGGGTTATTTTCCAACCAGGTGCATTTACGGCGGTCGCTGATGGGCAAATTTGGTTAACGCCAAACGAAAGAGCCAGAGAAGCAGTGCTTGACGCCATTAATGGGTGGGATCCATCTGAAAATGCAATTTATTATTTCAACCCAATTACAGCAACTAGTAAATGGATTTGGTCAAGGCCGCAAATAAAGAAAATCGGATTGCATGTGTTTTGTTATTGA
- a CDS encoding lysophospholipid acyltransferase family protein gives MNLYPLGKALCSAIFYPFYRIKVIGKENFPKDGGVLLCTNHIDNLDPPVVGITCPRAVHFMAKEELFELPILKSVLPNVKAFPVKRGMSDRQAMRTALTLLKDGKVVGLFPEGTRSKDGQLQKGLAGAGFFALRGNAVVMPCAIIGPYKPLKQLKVVYGKPLDMAPYRERKASPEEVTAVIMAEIQKLIETNK, from the coding sequence ATGAATTTATATCCACTAGGTAAAGCGCTATGTAGTGCGATTTTTTATCCGTTCTATCGGATAAAAGTAATAGGGAAAGAGAATTTTCCTAAAGATGGCGGCGTTTTACTATGTACAAATCATATCGATAATCTTGATCCGCCAGTAGTAGGGATTACTTGTCCGAGAGCGGTTCATTTTATGGCAAAAGAAGAGCTGTTTGAATTACCTATCCTGAAAAGTGTATTACCGAACGTGAAGGCTTTTCCAGTTAAAAGAGGCATGAGTGACAGACAAGCAATGCGGACAGCGTTAACGCTCCTAAAAGATGGAAAAGTAGTCGGGTTATTTCCTGAAGGTACTCGAAGTAAAGACGGTCAACTACAAAAAGGTCTCGCGGGAGCTGGTTTCTTCGCGCTTCGCGGGAATGCTGTTGTGATGCCTTGTGCAATTATTGGACCTTATAAACCTTTAAAACAATTAAAGGTAGTGTATGGTAAGCCACTTGATATGGCCCCATATCGCGAACGAAAAGCTTCACCTGAAGAAGTTACGGCAGTTATTATGGCAGAAATCCAAAAGTTAATTGAGACAAATAAATGA
- a CDS encoding DUF2768 domain-containing protein — MSPLDKMWLSFYAMGFMFVSMGLIYFSRHKLKNRLLKFIFAFVAYALLLFCFLAMIYLVFSGPSGGA; from the coding sequence ATGTCACCACTTGATAAGATGTGGTTATCTTTTTATGCTATGGGTTTTATGTTCGTTTCAATGGGCCTTATTTATTTCAGTAGACATAAATTGAAAAATAGATTATTGAAATTTATATTCGCATTTGTTGCATATGCATTATTATTATTTTGTTTTCTCGCTATGATTTATCTCGTATTTAGCGGACCATCAGGAGGAGCATAA
- a CDS encoding metallophosphoesterase yields the protein MRHYLKVGTGSNASRKLKVFFISDIHKRKIDEKLLKKLDKDIDLVIIGGDLAEKNVPLSRITRNVQKLSQLGQLFYVWGNNDREVGEEKIRQIILQHEGIILENENMQINCHPTWGICGTDDPSCLKLDVEQALEKIEHYQNVLFVSHQPAVWEKVEQIYHPTLMLAGHTHGGQIRLGKFGISEKGSYESVGGRGKLISNGYGTTTLPLRLGARPECHIITISYTE from the coding sequence GTGCGACATTATTTAAAAGTTGGGACTGGTTCGAACGCTAGTCGAAAGTTAAAAGTTTTTTTCATTTCAGATATTCATAAAAGGAAAATTGACGAGAAATTATTAAAAAAACTTGATAAAGATATCGACTTAGTGATCATCGGTGGGGATCTAGCAGAAAAAAATGTTCCTTTGTCACGTATCACTCGTAACGTGCAAAAGCTGAGTCAACTCGGTCAACTCTTTTACGTTTGGGGAAACAATGATCGAGAAGTTGGAGAAGAGAAAATCAGACAGATAATCTTACAACATGAAGGTATTATTTTAGAAAATGAAAATATGCAGATTAATTGTCATCCTACATGGGGGATTTGCGGAACGGACGACCCATCCTGTTTGAAATTGGATGTGGAACAGGCTTTAGAAAAAATAGAGCACTATCAAAATGTGTTATTCGTTAGTCATCAGCCCGCTGTCTGGGAAAAGGTGGAGCAAATTTATCATCCAACTTTAATGTTAGCGGGTCATACGCACGGCGGACAAATACGGCTGGGGAAGTTTGGAATTAGTGAAAAGGGTTCCTATGAATCAGTTGGAGGAAGAGGGAAACTGATTAGCAACGGATATGGTACGACAACTTTGCCTTTACGATTGGGTGCGCGACCGGAATGTCATATCATTACAATCAGTTACACCGAGTAG
- the cmk gene encoding (d)CMP kinase — MLTRLKIAIDGPAAAGKSTIAKITAEKLGYTYIDTGAMYRALTYKALKGSIDINDGEALGELLEQTEILLVPSENGQAVKLDGVDVSDAIRTAEVTAAVSQVSAHNQVRELMVEKQRNLGSHSGVVMDGRDIGTHVLPNAELKVFMTASVEERALRRYEENKRRGIVSSLEELQEEIRKRDEADSNREVSPLKQADDAVLLDTTSMTIEEVAKEISRLAKERLAK; from the coding sequence ATGTTAACTAGATTGAAAATCGCAATTGATGGGCCAGCTGCAGCTGGTAAAAGTACCATTGCGAAAATAACTGCTGAAAAATTAGGCTATACGTATATTGATACGGGTGCGATGTATCGCGCATTGACGTATAAAGCGTTAAAGGGAAGCATAGATATTAATGACGGAGAGGCACTTGGTGAATTACTTGAACAGACAGAGATTTTGCTCGTTCCGTCAGAAAATGGGCAAGCGGTAAAATTAGATGGTGTTGATGTGTCGGATGCGATCCGAACTGCAGAAGTCACTGCTGCGGTTTCTCAAGTTTCCGCACATAATCAAGTGAGAGAGTTAATGGTAGAAAAACAACGGAACCTGGGGAGTCATTCAGGCGTTGTGATGGATGGAAGAGATATTGGAACGCACGTGTTGCCCAACGCGGAATTAAAGGTGTTTATGACGGCATCGGTTGAAGAAAGAGCCCTTCGTCGATATGAAGAAAATAAAAGGCGGGGTATTGTCTCTTCCCTTGAGGAACTTCAAGAAGAAATCAGAAAACGAGACGAAGCTGATTCAAATCGTGAAGTATCACCTTTAAAACAAGCAGACGATGCGGTTCTTCTTGATACGACTTCAATGACGATTGAAGAAGTGGCAAAAGAAATTAGCCGATTAGCCAAAGAGAGGTTAGCGAAATGA
- a CDS encoding flagellar brake protein translates to MKLQIGTVVIIEKKFSDDNSKYRSKIIDLGDDFVMIDYPTHLETGRTVFFMDGTELVINFTDAEDMSYAFNTEVIGRQIDGVPMLKLVYEGDEGLIKIQRREFVRVKVAIDVAVEIDDSIVQLVTEDISAGGIAINIKNTSLLQKDAVVSLLIVLPFAKRETKYVRARGRVIRIWEDERKEIASLEFIEISTVDRQQIVQFCFERQLQMKNK, encoded by the coding sequence ATGAAATTGCAGATAGGGACAGTAGTCATCATTGAAAAGAAATTTTCGGATGATAACAGCAAGTATAGAAGTAAAATCATTGACTTAGGAGACGACTTCGTCATGATTGATTATCCAACGCATCTTGAGACAGGGAGAACCGTTTTTTTTATGGATGGAACGGAACTCGTTATTAATTTTACGGATGCGGAAGACATGTCGTATGCTTTTAATACAGAGGTAATTGGCCGACAGATTGATGGTGTACCGATGTTAAAATTAGTTTACGAAGGCGACGAAGGACTTATTAAAATACAGCGACGTGAGTTCGTCAGAGTTAAGGTGGCGATAGATGTTGCTGTAGAAATAGATGATAGTATTGTGCAACTCGTTACAGAAGATATTAGCGCTGGTGGTATCGCAATTAATATTAAAAATACAAGTTTATTACAAAAGGATGCAGTAGTGTCTTTACTAATTGTCCTGCCTTTTGCCAAGCGTGAAACTAAATACGTTCGTGCTAGGGGTAGGGTGATTAGAATTTGGGAAGATGAACGAAAAGAAATTGCGTCTTTGGAGTTTATAGAAATTTCAACAGTAGACCGACAACAAATCGTACAATTTTGTTTTGAACGTCAATTACAAATGAAAAATAAATAA
- the rpsA gene encoding 30S ribosomal protein S1 has translation MSEDINIEMQKEFNEGDRVTGKVVKIEDKSVTVEIPGAPFDGVIPISEISSLHIEKASDVVSEGAELELAIIKIEEANYVLSKRRIDADNAWDSLEEKFNNNEIIETEVKDVVKGGLVVDLGVRGFIPASLVEDFFVESFDEYKGRQMKFKIIEMDKEKNRLILSHRAVIQEEKAAKKNEVLANLKEGQVLEGTVQRLASFGAFVDIGGVDGLVHISQLSHAHVEKVSDVLSEGETVSVKVLSVDRDAARISLSIKETLPGPWEGIEEKAPKGSILEGTVRRLVSYGAFVEVFPGVEGLVHISRISHEHIGTPNEVLTEGQKIEVKVLDVNPNEERLSLSIKDLVEKEDHTSYEDYEMPEESQGFSISDVIGDQLKKLSE, from the coding sequence ATGTCAGAGGATATCAATATTGAAATGCAAAAAGAGTTTAACGAAGGTGACCGTGTAACGGGAAAAGTTGTTAAAATCGAAGATAAATCTGTAACGGTCGAGATTCCAGGTGCACCGTTTGATGGTGTGATTCCAATTAGTGAAATTTCAAGTTTGCATATCGAAAAAGCTTCGGATGTTGTTTCTGAAGGGGCAGAGCTTGAGCTAGCAATCATTAAAATTGAAGAAGCGAATTATGTGCTTTCAAAACGTCGAATAGACGCAGATAATGCATGGGATTCATTGGAAGAAAAATTTAATAACAATGAAATTATTGAAACTGAAGTAAAAGACGTTGTCAAAGGTGGTCTTGTTGTCGATTTAGGTGTACGTGGATTCATTCCGGCTTCACTCGTAGAAGACTTTTTCGTCGAATCGTTCGATGAATACAAAGGCCGTCAAATGAAATTTAAAATTATTGAAATGGATAAAGAGAAAAATCGTTTGATTTTATCTCACCGTGCTGTTATTCAAGAGGAAAAGGCAGCGAAGAAAAACGAAGTATTAGCCAATTTAAAAGAAGGTCAAGTTTTAGAAGGAACCGTTCAACGTCTAGCATCGTTCGGTGCATTTGTTGATATCGGCGGTGTAGACGGCCTTGTGCATATCTCACAATTATCACATGCACACGTTGAAAAAGTATCAGATGTACTCTCTGAAGGCGAAACGGTATCAGTGAAAGTCCTTTCCGTTGACCGGGACGCAGCGCGTATTTCTTTATCCATTAAAGAAACATTGCCTGGGCCTTGGGAAGGGATTGAAGAAAAAGCACCAAAAGGTTCTATCTTGGAAGGAACTGTTAGACGATTAGTTTCTTATGGTGCGTTCGTTGAAGTTTTCCCTGGAGTCGAAGGTCTTGTGCATATATCCCGTATTTCACATGAACATATCGGAACTCCGAATGAGGTGTTAACGGAGGGACAGAAAATTGAAGTGAAAGTTCTCGATGTCAATCCAAACGAGGAACGTTTATCGCTAAGTATTAAAGACTTGGTGGAAAAAGAAGATCATACATCTTACGAAGATTATGAGATGCCTGAAGAATCCCAAGGTTTCTCAATTAGTGATGTCATTGGAGACCAATTAAAGAAGCTTTCAGAGTAA
- the prsW gene encoding glutamic-type intramembrane protease PrsW, protein MFILLTLAIAPGLALFSYFYLRKQIAKEPSRTLLHTFVYGAVMTFPILFIQHVFEEENIFSHVFFRNVVFTSGLEEFFKWLLLLLTIYRHVEFEDAYDGILYGASISLGFATVENILYLLTYGTDIAFMRALLPVSSHALFGVVMGYYMGKAKFADESNKKLLLFLAILAPYSLHFIYNGIFLVRKFSLYMMIPFMLFLWWFGLSRVKYAHTQAMHQFRSKANVD, encoded by the coding sequence ATGTTCATATTATTAACTTTGGCAATAGCACCTGGATTGGCTTTATTTAGTTATTTTTATTTACGTAAGCAAATTGCCAAAGAACCATCCCGTACGCTGCTTCATACTTTCGTGTACGGTGCGGTTATGACCTTCCCGATATTATTCATCCAGCATGTGTTTGAGGAAGAAAATATTTTTTCTCATGTTTTTTTTCGTAATGTTGTATTTACGAGTGGATTAGAAGAGTTCTTTAAATGGCTCTTATTGTTGCTAACCATTTACCGACATGTTGAATTTGAAGATGCTTATGATGGGATTTTATATGGAGCGAGCATTTCATTGGGGTTTGCAACAGTTGAAAATATTTTATATTTACTTACATACGGTACAGATATCGCATTCATGCGTGCACTTCTCCCAGTTTCAAGTCATGCATTATTTGGCGTAGTGATGGGGTATTACATGGGGAAAGCTAAATTCGCTGACGAATCAAATAAGAAACTTCTGTTATTCCTTGCAATTCTTGCTCCTTACTCACTTCACTTTATATATAATGGAATCTTTTTAGTTCGTAAATTTTCATTATATATGATGATTCCATTTATGCTTTTTCTTTGGTGGTTTGGTTTGTCAAGAGTGAAATATGCGCATACTCAGGCGATGCACCAGTTCAGGTCGAAAGCAAATGTTGACTAA
- the der gene encoding ribosome biogenesis GTPase Der: MTKPTVAIVGRPNVGKSTIFNRIVGERISIVEDVSGVTRDRIYSSADWLTHDFNIIDTGGIEIGDEPFLEQIRLQAEIAIEEADVIIFLVNGRESVTDADEHVAKILYRSNKPVILAVNKIDNPEMREMIYDFYSLGFGDPYPISGSHGLGLGDLLDAVANEFPNEESEPDEADVIRFSLIGRPNVGKSSLVNALLGEERVIVSDVAGTTRDAIDTPYVYEGQKYKIIDTAGMRKKGKVYETTEKYSVLRALKAIDRSDVVLIVINGEEGIREQDKRIAGYAEEAGKGVMFVVNKWDAIEKDNHTMNNFTAKIRDNFMFLDYAPISFVSAKTKQRVNGLFDSIKLISENHAKRIQSSVLNEVIEDAVARNPTPTDKGKRLRIYYATQVAVKPPTFIIFVNEPEMMHFSYERFLQNRLREAFGFEGTPIRLITRART, encoded by the coding sequence ATGACAAAACCAACTGTCGCCATCGTTGGGCGACCAAACGTCGGTAAATCCACGATTTTTAATCGAATTGTGGGAGAAAGAATTTCAATCGTTGAAGATGTTTCAGGTGTAACGCGAGATCGAATTTATAGCTCTGCAGATTGGCTTACACATGATTTCAATATTATTGACACAGGTGGGATTGAAATTGGTGATGAACCGTTTCTAGAGCAAATTCGCCTCCAGGCAGAAATTGCGATTGAAGAAGCAGATGTCATCATTTTCTTAGTGAATGGGCGCGAAAGCGTAACAGATGCAGATGAGCATGTAGCGAAAATATTATACCGGTCAAATAAACCGGTGATTTTAGCTGTCAATAAAATTGACAACCCTGAAATGAGAGAAATGATTTATGATTTCTATTCATTAGGATTTGGAGATCCATATCCAATTTCAGGATCACACGGGCTTGGACTAGGTGATTTATTAGATGCAGTTGCAAATGAGTTTCCGAATGAGGAAAGTGAGCCGGATGAAGCAGATGTCATTCGCTTTTCATTAATCGGAAGGCCGAATGTCGGAAAATCATCACTCGTAAACGCACTTCTAGGAGAAGAGCGCGTGATCGTAAGTGATGTAGCAGGAACGACGCGAGACGCAATTGACACGCCTTATGTGTATGAGGGTCAAAAATATAAAATTATTGATACAGCCGGTATGCGGAAAAAAGGAAAAGTATACGAAACGACTGAAAAATATAGCGTCTTACGGGCATTGAAGGCCATTGACCGCTCAGATGTCGTATTAATTGTTATAAACGGCGAAGAAGGGATTCGCGAGCAAGATAAGCGGATTGCAGGCTATGCTGAGGAAGCCGGAAAAGGCGTCATGTTCGTGGTGAATAAATGGGATGCCATCGAAAAAGATAACCATACGATGAATAATTTTACGGCAAAAATTCGAGATAACTTTATGTTCCTTGATTATGCGCCGATTTCCTTTGTATCTGCGAAAACAAAGCAACGTGTCAACGGACTTTTTGACAGCATTAAATTAATTAGTGAAAATCATGCGAAGCGGATTCAATCTAGCGTGTTAAATGAAGTCATTGAAGATGCGGTTGCTAGAAATCCTACGCCGACAGATAAAGGGAAAAGGTTACGCATTTACTATGCAACACAAGTAGCGGTAAAACCACCGACATTTATTATTTTTGTTAATGAACCGGAGATGATGCATTTTTCATATGAACGTTTCTTACAAAATCGATTACGTGAAGCGTTCGGATTTGAAGGGACGCCAATTCGACTTATTACAAGAGCAAGGACGTAA
- a CDS encoding PepSY1/2 domain-containing protein produces the protein MKKIIFVLVYAIAALSIFAYEKNVENEQLSYLLSGQYAKKMTEASQKLEELDTAVKKTLLFNESEGFDDARKDIWRLSSDVKNAVGSLPLDRGFSNSWMNYLGRLGNYAKESERVNDKEEYHKVMSQASVNLREMADEWQLATANLIRGDVSVESWSNQLDSIDSEHDWDGMRETVKQYTESDFPLTTSESDSLKKKELQALTDKKVTREEAIEQFKFLFPEVSNSSIVVENSKPGAPYPFYHIRFAEDSSIGYIDITEKGGHVLSFLSERPFGNEVQSYEFIEGKAEQFLSSSGYGDTVLEEARENHTSWHFVFVRVEPEYDAKVFSDVIHLKVAKDTGGIIGLNAMEYIQKENLKPQEIVKLNWNEFFRSNVMVVKEELAYVENDRLDQRLAYYLTVTMEVDDQIDTYVVVVDTETAEVIKTEKQP, from the coding sequence ATGAAAAAAATCATATTCGTATTAGTGTATGCAATTGCGGCACTATCCATATTTGCCTATGAGAAAAATGTAGAAAATGAACAGTTAAGTTACTTACTGAGCGGCCAATATGCCAAGAAAATGACAGAGGCATCTCAAAAGTTAGAAGAATTAGATACAGCGGTGAAGAAAACTTTATTATTTAATGAGAGTGAAGGCTTTGATGATGCAAGAAAAGATATATGGAGGCTTTCTTCAGATGTAAAAAATGCAGTTGGATCGTTACCGCTCGATAGAGGTTTCTCCAATTCATGGATGAATTATTTAGGGAGACTTGGAAATTATGCAAAGGAATCCGAACGAGTAAACGATAAAGAAGAATACCATAAAGTGATGTCGCAGGCTTCTGTTAACTTGCGTGAAATGGCAGACGAGTGGCAATTAGCAACGGCCAATTTAATTAGAGGCGATGTGTCAGTTGAAAGTTGGTCAAATCAACTAGACTCTATCGATTCAGAGCACGACTGGGATGGTATGAGGGAAACGGTTAAACAGTATACTGAAAGTGATTTTCCACTAACGACAAGTGAGTCGGATTCATTAAAGAAAAAAGAATTACAAGCATTAACTGATAAAAAAGTTACGCGTGAAGAGGCAATCGAGCAATTTAAATTCTTGTTTCCGGAGGTTTCAAATTCTTCGATTGTCGTAGAAAATAGTAAACCTGGTGCACCATACCCTTTCTATCACATTCGATTTGCTGAGGATAGTTCAATCGGTTATATTGATATCACTGAAAAAGGCGGTCATGTCTTATCATTTTTATCAGAGAGACCATTCGGAAATGAAGTACAGTCCTACGAGTTTATTGAAGGGAAAGCAGAGCAGTTTTTGTCTAGTTCAGGGTACGGGGATACTGTTTTAGAAGAAGCGAGAGAAAATCATACATCTTGGCATTTTGTGTTTGTTCGAGTTGAGCCTGAATATGACGCGAAGGTGTTCTCGGATGTGATTCATCTAAAAGTTGCGAAAGATACAGGTGGAATTATCGGGCTTAATGCGATGGAGTATATTCAAAAAGAAAACTTAAAGCCACAAGAAATTGTGAAACTAAATTGGAATGAGTTTTTCCGTTCGAATGTTATGGTAGTTAAAGAAGAACTTGCTTACGTTGAAAACGACCGATTAGACCAACGTTTAGCTTATTATTTAACAGTCACAATGGAAGTGGATGACCAAATTGACACGTATGTCGTCGTTGTCGACACGGAAACCGCTGAAGTGATTAAAACTGAAAAACAGCCTTAA
- a CDS encoding NAD(P)H-dependent glycerol-3-phosphate dehydrogenase produces the protein MKKVTVLGAGSWGTALAFVLAENGHDCLLWARRSEQVEEINERHTNHVYLPNTTLPENLKATANLEEAVTHGDVIVIAVPTKAIRPICQKINAAISEEKLFVHVSKGIEPDSHKRISEMIREEIASSNRKDIVVLSGPSHAEEVVERHPTTVTAASQNVEAAKEIQDLFMNHYFRVYTHTDVIGVEIGAALKNVIALAAGITDGLGYGDNAKAALITRGLAEISRLGVKMGANPLTFAGLTGLGDLIVTCTSVHSRNWKAGNMLGKGKSLEEVTAGMGMVIEGVRTTKAAYQLAEKYDVTMPLTEALYSVLFDAVPPKKAVDQLMSRMKKQEVDDLFGNMHFN, from the coding sequence ATGAAGAAAGTAACCGTGCTTGGCGCGGGGAGTTGGGGAACAGCACTCGCTTTTGTGCTGGCGGAAAATGGGCATGACTGTTTGCTCTGGGCAAGACGCTCAGAGCAAGTTGAGGAGATTAATGAACGTCACACAAATCATGTCTACTTACCAAATACAACTTTACCTGAGAATCTAAAAGCCACCGCTAATCTTGAAGAAGCTGTTACACATGGCGATGTCATTGTGATCGCGGTCCCAACGAAAGCAATCCGACCGATTTGTCAAAAGATAAACGCGGCCATTTCAGAGGAGAAGTTATTTGTACACGTATCGAAAGGCATTGAGCCTGATTCGCATAAGCGAATTTCTGAAATGATTCGTGAAGAGATTGCTTCGTCAAATAGAAAGGATATCGTCGTTCTTTCCGGGCCAAGCCATGCGGAGGAAGTTGTAGAAAGACATCCAACCACGGTAACGGCTGCTTCTCAGAATGTAGAGGCAGCTAAGGAAATACAAGATTTATTTATGAATCATTATTTCCGTGTCTATACACATACAGATGTAATTGGTGTGGAAATTGGCGCTGCTTTAAAAAATGTCATCGCACTAGCGGCGGGAATTACCGATGGACTCGGGTATGGAGATAACGCCAAGGCGGCACTCATTACGCGTGGTCTAGCGGAAATATCAAGATTAGGCGTGAAAATGGGCGCAAATCCGCTTACATTTGCTGGTCTGACAGGTCTAGGTGATTTAATTGTGACGTGTACAAGCGTGCATTCTCGCAACTGGAAGGCTGGGAATATGCTTGGTAAAGGAAAAAGCTTGGAAGAAGTTACAGCAGGGATGGGCATGGTCATAGAAGGTGTGCGAACGACGAAAGCAGCCTATCAATTGGCGGAAAAATATGATGTAACGATGCCGTTAACAGAAGCATTATATTCTGTTTTGTTTGATGCTGTACCACCTAAAAAAGCGGTGGACCAGTTAATGAGTAGAATGAAAAAACAAGAAGTCGATGATTTGTTTGGTAACATGCATTTCAATTAA